One Hyphomonadaceae bacterium BL14 genomic window, TGGCCACGCTGACACGCTCGCTGCGCGCGGATCTCGGCGTGATGATCATTGCCTCGCACAATCTATACAAGGAGAGTGGAGGACATGCGCGAAAGCCCGGCTGTGGAAATCATGGAGCTGATCCGCGACGCCGGCGGCGATCCTTGCTACAGTGACCCACACGTTCCCGTATTTCCGAAGATGCGCGAGCACAAATTCGACCTATCGAGCGTACCGCTTGATGGGAGGCCTTATCGGGCGTGCGGGGGAAATGGGGTGGTTTGGGACCGGGCTGGACGGGTCAGTTTGATTAACAGTGAGCGTTATCGGGCGTGAAGCTGCCATCGCGAACCCGCTCGCGTTGAGTCCCCCCCCAATCAAGCGCCTTAAGAAGGTCAAAGAATGCACATGCGGGTAGCACTTATCCACTACTGGCTTGTCGGAATGCGCGGCGGAGAAAAAGTCATCGAAGCGCTTTGCCGCATGTTTCCGGATGCCGACATCTTTACCCATGTATACAATCCGAAAGCTGTCAGCGAGACCATCCGACGCCACCAAGTTTTCGAGACCGGGATCGCCAAACTTCCTTTCGCCCGTAGCCGTTATCAAGCCTATCTTCCTCTGATGCCGGGTGCGCTCGAGAGGCTGGATCTCAGCGACTACGACCTCGTGATTTCCAGTGAGGCCGGGCCGGCCAAGGGCGTGATCGTGCCACCTGACACGGTTCACATTTGTTACTGCCACTCGCCGATGCGCTATCTTTGGGACCAGCAGCATATTTACCGTGAAGGAGCCGGGTTTGCGCCGCGCCTTGCAATGGATCTGTTCGGCTCCAGCCTGCGCCAGTGGGATGTCACGAGCGCGGCGCGGGTCGATCGGTTCGTCGCCAACTCTAACCACGTTGCCAAGCGGATCGAGAAGTACTGGCGTCGTGACTCCGCCGTAGTCCATCCCCCGGTCGCAGTAGATGATTTCAGTCCCGTTTCCGAAAAGGAGCGAGGGGATTTCTACCTGATGGCGGGGGAGCTAAGGTCCTATAAGCGCCCGGACCTTGCTATTGAGGCGTTCAACCAACTTGGAAAGCCCCTGGTTGTGATTGGTGGCGCGGATGGCTGGGGTGAGAGGCTAAAGCAGCGAGCAAAGGCGAATGTTATCTTTCTCGGCAAGGTTACGTTTGAAGTACTAAAAGACCATATGCGCCGCTGCAAAGCGCTTGTGTTCCCCGGCGAGGAAGATTTCGGCATCATACCGGTCGAGGTGCAAGCTTCGGGCCGGCCGGTTATTGCCTATAAGCGGGGTGGGGCACTTGATACAGTGTTGGACGGCGAAACAGGACTGCTCTTCGAGGACCAAAGCGTGGACGGACTGATCGAAGCGATCCAGTCTTTCGAGGTAGCCGGAATGGAGCGGCTCGAACCAAAGCTTATTGCCTTGCATGCGCAAAAATTCAGCGAGAAAAATTTCATCGCCGGTGTAGGTCAGAACCTCAAGGCAGCCGGGCTTGACCTATCGCTCGAGAATTCATTGCTCGGCTAGCAATATGTTGAGCGACGAGCAACCTCTTAGATTTTATTGCGAGGGGCGTAAAATGAGAGTGATCAATCCGGCTGCTGTTCGGTAGGGGACTAAAAAGTCTAAAATGGAGAACAAAGCAATGAGTGATAGTTTGTTCGATTATTCAACGGTGCTGCTGACGGGGGGGACCGGATCATTCGGGCATGCATTCGTCCCCGCCGCTCTTTCCAATGCTAAGCTGAAAAAACTAATCATTTTTTCCCGCGATGAAATGAAGCAGTGGGAAATGGCTAAGCTTTACGGTGATGATCCCCGGGTGCGATTTTTTATCGGGGACGTGCGCGATCGTGACCGTCTCTCTCGCGCCTTCGATGGCGTGGATTACGTCGTCCACGCGGCAGCGACGAAAATCGTGCCTACGGCAGAGTATAACCCATTTGAGTGCATAAAGACCAACGTTAACGGCGCGATGAATGTTATCGATTCCGCCATAGACAAGGGCGTGAAGCGTGTTGTTGCGCTGTCCACAGATAAGGCGTCAAGCCCAATCAACCTATACGGAGCTTCTAAACTGGCCGCCGACAAGCTTTTCGTGTCCGGAAACGCCTACGCTGGAGAGCATGGTACTCGGTTTTCAGTGGTGCGTTACGGTAATGTGATGGGGTCACGAGGCTCGGTTATTCCCTTCTTTTTATCGATCGCAGATCAAGGTGTCCTGCCGATTACCGATGATCGCATGACCCGTTTTATGATCTCGTTGGAAGAGGGCGTTGGGCTGGTTCAACATGCCTTCCATGACATGATTGGGGGTGAGATCTACGTAAAAAAAATTCCTTCGATGAAGGTGGTGGATATCGCGCGGGTCTTGGCCCCGGAAGCCCGCCATGAGATCATCGGTATCCGACCAGGCGAGAAGCTTCACGAGCAGATGATCGGAATTGAAGACGCGCCTTACACCTATGAATATGATTCGCACTTCAAAATATTGCCCGCAATCAACAAGTGGGCCGACGATCCCTCTCGCATAAGGAATGGGCGCAAGGTGGCCGAGAACTTTGTCTATACAAGCGATCTCAATTCGGAATGGATGAGCGCTTCAGAGCTCGCTAGTTGGGTGGCTGCGCATCAAGCCAAAATCGGAGCGATTTGATGATCCCATATGGCCGACACATCATCAGCGCTGACGACATCGCAGCTGTTACGACGGTTCTGCGATCAGATTTTCTGACCCAGGGCCCAGTCTTGCCACGGTTTGAGGCCGCGGTTGCTGAGCGCGTTGGCGCACATCGTGGGCTCGCGGTAAATTCGGCAACCTCGGCTCTGCACATAGCATGCCTGGCCCTCGGTCTCGGCCCCGGCGATCTTCTTTGGACCTCCCCGATCACATTCGTTGCCTCCGCTAATTGTGGTCGTTATTGCGGAGCGGAGATCGATTTTATCGATATTGACCCCGATACATTTAACATTTGCCCCGATGCATTGGAGAAAAAACTTAT contains:
- a CDS encoding glycosyltransferase yields the protein MHMRVALIHYWLVGMRGGEKVIEALCRMFPDADIFTHVYNPKAVSETIRRHQVFETGIAKLPFARSRYQAYLPLMPGALERLDLSDYDLVISSEAGPAKGVIVPPDTVHICYCHSPMRYLWDQQHIYREGAGFAPRLAMDLFGSSLRQWDVTSAARVDRFVANSNHVAKRIEKYWRRDSAVVHPPVAVDDFSPVSEKERGDFYLMAGELRSYKRPDLAIEAFNQLGKPLVVIGGADGWGERLKQRAKANVIFLGKVTFEVLKDHMRRCKALVFPGEEDFGIIPVEVQASGRPVIAYKRGGALDTVLDGETGLLFEDQSVDGLIEAIQSFEVAGMERLEPKLIALHAQKFSEKNFIAGVGQNLKAAGLDLSLENSLLG
- the pseB gene encoding UDP-N-acetylglucosamine 4,6-dehydratase (inverting) — its product is MSDSLFDYSTVLLTGGTGSFGHAFVPAALSNAKLKKLIIFSRDEMKQWEMAKLYGDDPRVRFFIGDVRDRDRLSRAFDGVDYVVHAAATKIVPTAEYNPFECIKTNVNGAMNVIDSAIDKGVKRVVALSTDKASSPINLYGASKLAADKLFVSGNAYAGEHGTRFSVVRYGNVMGSRGSVIPFFLSIADQGVLPITDDRMTRFMISLEEGVGLVQHAFHDMIGGEIYVKKIPSMKVVDIARVLAPEARHEIIGIRPGEKLHEQMIGIEDAPYTYEYDSHFKILPAINKWADDPSRIRNGRKVAENFVYTSDLNSEWMSASELASWVAAHQAKIGAI